From a single Sediminibacterium sp. KACHI17 genomic region:
- a CDS encoding DUF4288 domain-containing protein, with the protein MEWYLAKLVYRFQPNTINGTVHFEEQIRLVEAEDDLHAFHKAQQIGTQEECHLEDDSTGNIHWHFIDVTELLKLQQMMDGAEVLSQSYKTTEPEVYQKNIRLKAGYLLANCTEQFLQSR; encoded by the coding sequence ATGGAATGGTATCTAGCCAAACTTGTCTATCGCTTTCAACCCAACACAATCAATGGCACTGTTCATTTTGAGGAACAGATCAGACTTGTTGAGGCGGAAGATGATTTACATGCTTTTCATAAAGCCCAACAAATAGGTACGCAGGAAGAATGCCATTTAGAAGATGACTCCACCGGCAATATTCATTGGCACTTTATTGATGTAACAGAACTCTTAAAACTCCAACAAATGATGGATGGCGCTGAAGTACTTTCACAATCTTACAAAACAACTGAGCCGGAAGTATATCAGAAAAATATCAGGTTAAAAGCAGGATATTTGTTAGCAAACTGTACCGAACAATTCCTTCAATCAAGATAA
- a CDS encoding ABC transporter substrate-binding protein: protein MFEGRLYNHKCLIGFLLVLISASPLFAADDTVRVQLKWWHQFQFAGYYAAEKKGFYKEQGLNVKLISGDPSHAPVPQVLNNKADFGITGSDLVVEYTNGKPLVALGAIFQHSPYTILSLKEKDIHVPSDLIGKRLMASPDQGWTELKAVFLREGIATDSLKLLSHSWKNTDLIENKADAITAYTTVEVNQLRKLGVEPSYILPINYGIDFYGDVLFTKKNLAESEPLLVKKFTEASFKGWEYAMSHTGEIADYILTLPGVKERGVTKDDLLVEAEAMRKLILPDLVEIGHMNDGRWRHIIEVHRQLGLIKEVPDLTGFLYDGTQKVSSKFFRNAVYISIIVLSLLLISVLYGFSLRKAVKKRTQQLEAEIAERAHAQQLLRMSEQRLEMATVAAGLGIWDWNIKNDDVYFNDQWKLMLGYQPNELANRFSTFEQLLHPNEKSGLMKLLNDHLEGKSEVYQAMIRMRTKDRRWKWILTMSKASMRDEAGKPIRLSGIHLDVDDIKQKEIELRQLSQELMHSNRELQQFAYITSHNLRAPVANLISLLSLFDKEHLSERNHVFLEKMEMSVERLHSTLNDLNEILSSRANMTEKDEVLYFDQELKKVVELISEEIRLKEAVIHVDFSKAPAILFSRKVLHSILLNLLTNAIKYRKPDVPPEITVSTEEDGEYVILYVKDNGMGIDLEKYGNKIFGLYQRFHDNKDGKGLGLYIIKNQIEALEGKIAVESIVNKGSMFHVFLKKKKLSYE from the coding sequence GTGTTTGAAGGACGTCTTTACAATCATAAATGTCTTATTGGTTTTTTGCTGGTTTTGATCAGCGCTTCACCGTTATTCGCAGCAGATGATACTGTTCGTGTACAGTTAAAGTGGTGGCATCAGTTTCAATTTGCAGGATATTATGCGGCAGAAAAAAAAGGGTTTTATAAAGAGCAAGGACTCAATGTAAAACTGATATCGGGAGACCCATCCCATGCGCCTGTGCCACAAGTATTAAACAACAAGGCTGATTTTGGAATCACAGGTTCGGATCTGGTGGTTGAGTATACAAACGGAAAACCATTGGTAGCTCTCGGTGCGATCTTTCAACATTCTCCCTACACCATTTTATCGCTTAAAGAGAAAGACATCCATGTGCCCTCGGATTTGATCGGTAAGCGTTTGATGGCATCACCTGATCAGGGTTGGACCGAATTAAAAGCTGTATTTCTTCGTGAAGGCATTGCTACTGATTCTTTAAAGCTCTTATCGCATAGCTGGAAAAATACAGATCTGATAGAGAATAAAGCAGATGCGATCACGGCTTACACAACTGTAGAGGTGAATCAACTTCGAAAACTAGGTGTTGAGCCTTCTTATATACTTCCGATCAATTATGGTATCGATTTTTATGGGGATGTGTTGTTCACCAAAAAAAACCTGGCCGAATCAGAACCCTTACTCGTCAAAAAATTCACGGAGGCGAGTTTCAAAGGATGGGAATATGCCATGAGCCATACCGGAGAGATAGCCGATTATATTCTCACATTACCGGGTGTCAAGGAAAGAGGTGTTACCAAAGATGATTTATTGGTTGAAGCAGAAGCCATGCGTAAACTGATATTGCCTGATCTTGTTGAGATCGGTCATATGAATGATGGTAGGTGGAGACATATTATTGAGGTTCACAGACAGTTAGGACTTATTAAAGAAGTGCCTGATCTCACCGGTTTTCTGTATGATGGTACCCAGAAAGTGAGCTCCAAATTTTTCAGGAATGCAGTTTATATCTCGATCATCGTTCTTTCTTTATTATTGATATCAGTGTTGTATGGTTTTTCTCTTCGCAAAGCGGTTAAGAAAAGAACACAACAACTAGAAGCAGAAATCGCCGAAAGAGCACATGCACAACAACTATTGCGCATGAGTGAACAACGATTGGAAATGGCTACCGTAGCTGCCGGACTTGGTATATGGGATTGGAATATCAAAAATGATGATGTCTATTTTAATGATCAATGGAAATTGATGTTGGGATATCAGCCGAACGAATTGGCAAATCGATTCTCCACTTTTGAACAGTTATTACATCCCAATGAGAAATCAGGCCTGATGAAACTGCTCAATGACCATTTGGAAGGCAAGAGTGAAGTGTATCAGGCAATGATTCGAATGCGTACAAAGGATAGGAGATGGAAATGGATACTTACCATGAGTAAAGCAAGTATGCGGGATGAAGCTGGTAAGCCCATTCGTTTGTCGGGGATACATTTAGATGTGGATGATATCAAACAAAAAGAAATTGAATTAAGGCAGTTGTCACAGGAATTGATGCATAGTAACAGAGAGTTGCAACAATTTGCATACATCACTTCTCATAATTTAAGAGCACCTGTAGCCAATCTGATTAGTTTATTGAGTTTGTTTGATAAAGAACATTTATCAGAACGAAACCATGTCTTTCTTGAAAAAATGGAAATGAGCGTAGAAAGATTACATTCAACACTGAATGATCTGAATGAAATCTTGTCTTCACGAGCGAATATGACAGAAAAAGATGAGGTTTTGTATTTCGATCAAGAGTTGAAAAAAGTGGTAGAATTGATTTCAGAGGAAATACGATTGAAGGAAGCTGTGATTCATGTTGATTTTTCCAAAGCGCCGGCCATTTTGTTTTCACGAAAGGTTTTGCACAGTATTTTATTGAATTTATTGACGAATGCCATCAAGTATCGTAAACCTGATGTTCCTCCTGAAATTACTGTCAGCACTGAAGAAGACGGTGAATATGTCATACTTTATGTAAAGGATAATGGTATGGGAATCGATTTAGAAAAATATGGCAACAAAATATTTGGACTATATCAGCGTTTTCATGACAATAAAGACGGAAAAGGTCTGGGATTGTATATCATTAAAAATCAGATCGAAGCATTAGAAGGTAAGATCGCCGTTGAAAGTATTGTGAATAAGGGTAGCATGTTTCATGTGTTCCTGAAGAAAAAAAAGTTATCCTATGAGTAA
- a CDS encoding histidine kinase, with product MVTSITKGRSFYLAFTSWWVVWTIIHIWVLDEYQIPLLSAFTDAFISNFLLASFCLLVVNNMQYYLPRKERYWYILIVSLVLSSMYLFISRLILRFIFKEDEVYLLLLKQSFYIRYITGFLMIGCMSMISLLWYTLKEQQENEQRKEEAEKIAKDAELLKLRQQLQPHFLFNSLNSISALAGSQPEKARHMIQQLSDFLRGTLKKEEHQLVSLHEEIHHLQLYLDIEKVRFGHRLQTILEVDEKASNMLIPVLLLQPVVENAIKFGLYDTTEEVLIRIKADASNDQLLEILIQNPFDPLTTVHTHGTGFGLASIARRLYLMYARQDLIRTEKQDQLFSTYISIPQFHHESNHH from the coding sequence ATGGTCACATCCATCACAAAAGGACGAAGTTTTTATCTGGCTTTTACTTCCTGGTGGGTTGTATGGACCATCATTCATATATGGGTTTTGGATGAATACCAGATCCCTTTATTATCGGCGTTTACTGATGCATTCATTTCGAATTTTCTATTGGCTTCGTTCTGTTTGTTGGTCGTAAACAATATGCAATACTATCTCCCACGAAAAGAAAGGTATTGGTATATCCTGATCGTGAGCCTTGTATTGAGCAGCATGTATCTTTTCATCAGCAGACTGATCCTTCGATTCATTTTCAAGGAAGATGAAGTGTATTTGCTCTTACTGAAACAATCCTTTTATATCAGGTATATCACCGGATTTCTGATGATCGGTTGTATGTCAATGATCAGCTTGTTATGGTATACGCTGAAAGAACAACAGGAAAATGAACAAAGAAAAGAAGAAGCAGAAAAAATTGCAAAAGATGCTGAGTTATTGAAACTCAGACAACAACTACAACCGCATTTTTTATTCAACAGTTTAAACTCAATCAGTGCACTTGCAGGTTCACAACCGGAAAAAGCAAGACATATGATTCAGCAATTATCAGATTTTTTAAGGGGCACATTAAAAAAAGAAGAGCATCAGCTGGTAAGTCTGCACGAAGAAATCCATCATTTACAGCTGTACCTCGATATTGAAAAAGTACGTTTCGGTCATCGCTTGCAAACGATCCTAGAAGTAGATGAAAAAGCATCAAACATGCTGATACCGGTTTTGTTATTACAGCCGGTTGTAGAAAATGCCATCAAATTCGGATTGTATGATACTACAGAAGAAGTATTGATACGGATCAAAGCAGACGCAAGCAATGATCAGTTATTAGAGATCTTGATTCAGAATCCATTTGACCCGTTAACAACGGTTCATACGCATGGAACCGGTTTTGGACTGGCATCTATTGCACGAAGGCTTTACCTGATGTATGCGCGACAAGATCTGATCCGAACTGAGAAACAAGACCAATTATTTTCAACCTATATTTCTATCCCACAATTCCACCATGAAAGTAATCATCATTGA
- a CDS encoding acyl transferase, with translation MTGLPFDVNNIFSLSVDHFDEVCMDIFRFQYQHNPVYHQWCQLIGKDPSVVKTPEQIPSLPVSFFKQKKVLTGGDAIQFFESSGTTNTQNSRHWVRDMSLYRQSFIAGFERFYGNPDEWCILALLPAYLERQHSSLVMMAEELIRMTGHPKSGFYLYNHEELDHTLKELEAAGQKTLLLGVTFALLDFATAFPQQLKHTIVMETGGMKGRRKEMTRVEVHAFLTQQLGVAQIHSEYGMTELLSQAYSAGEGIFECPPWLRVMVRDEEDPLGTGQMGRGVIQLIDLANVYSCSFIATEDVGRVFEDGRFEVWGRLDHSDIRGCSLMVL, from the coding sequence ATGACCGGATTACCATTCGATGTTAACAATATTTTCTCTCTTTCTGTTGACCATTTTGATGAAGTGTGCATGGATATTTTCCGTTTTCAGTACCAACACAATCCGGTATATCATCAGTGGTGTCAATTGATCGGTAAAGATCCGTCTGTCGTTAAGACACCCGAACAAATACCCTCGTTGCCTGTGTCTTTCTTTAAACAGAAAAAAGTATTAACCGGTGGGGATGCCATTCAATTCTTTGAAAGCAGTGGTACCACCAATACCCAAAACAGCCGACATTGGGTACGTGATATGAGTCTTTACAGACAAAGCTTCATCGCAGGTTTTGAAAGATTTTATGGAAATCCGGATGAATGGTGCATACTCGCACTTTTACCTGCCTATCTTGAAAGACAACATTCATCATTGGTAATGATGGCGGAAGAATTGATCCGGATGACCGGACATCCCAAAAGCGGATTTTATCTCTACAATCACGAGGAACTTGATCATACATTGAAAGAACTGGAAGCTGCAGGCCAAAAGACCCTTTTGCTAGGCGTGACCTTTGCACTGCTGGATTTCGCAACTGCATTTCCTCAACAGTTGAAACATACCATTGTGATGGAAACGGGTGGAATGAAAGGAAGACGAAAAGAGATGACGAGGGTTGAAGTACATGCTTTTCTTACCCAACAGCTAGGGGTTGCACAGATACATTCTGAATATGGGATGACTGAATTGCTGAGTCAGGCTTATTCAGCAGGAGAGGGCATTTTTGAATGTCCGCCTTGGTTGAGAGTGATGGTAAGAGATGAAGAAGATCCTTTGGGAACAGGACAAATGGGGAGGGGTGTGATACAGTTGATCGATTTGGCTAATGTGTATAGTTGTTCATTTATTGCAACCGAAGATGTGGGGCGGGTATTTGAAGACGGGCGATTTGAAGTTTGGGGACGATTGGATCACAGTGATATCAGAGGTTGTAGTCTGATGGTACTTTAG
- a CDS encoding response regulator: MSVSVMIGKMLKILLVDDSEFILQRVQHLLSGMGQVQEVRTATSAEEADGWIEAYNPDLIFLDINLPGKNGLQMLKDIRTNKAIDPVIVILTNNTLSGYRNECMQAGADYFLDKAKDFASIPDIIIETAEKYSFKNRSN, translated from the coding sequence ATGTCTGTATCCGTTATGATAGGGAAAATGCTGAAAATATTACTGGTGGACGACTCAGAATTTATTCTGCAGCGTGTTCAGCATTTGTTATCCGGCATGGGGCAGGTTCAAGAAGTAAGAACTGCTACCAGTGCTGAAGAAGCAGATGGTTGGATTGAAGCATATAATCCCGACTTAATTTTTCTGGATATCAATCTGCCCGGTAAAAATGGTTTACAGATGTTGAAAGATATCCGTACAAACAAAGCCATAGATCCTGTCATAGTCATACTCACCAATAATACTTTATCAGGCTACAGAAATGAGTGCATGCAAGCCGGCGCTGACTACTTTCTAGATAAAGCCAAAGATTTCGCCAGCATCCCTGATATCATCATTGAAACAGCGGAGAAATACTCTTTCAAGAACAGGTCTAATTGA
- a CDS encoding response regulator, which produces MSKPAHHILLVDDDDVTNFLSREMLRIYMPSPKIDTALNGQEAINFLSSRADQPEELPDIILLDINMPVMDGWEFLAEFEKLKRPGFEKIHIIMFTSSVYYEDIDRARTYSIVKDIFSKPLDEGKIKAIIACCE; this is translated from the coding sequence ATGAGTAAACCTGCTCATCATATTTTGCTGGTGGATGATGATGATGTAACCAACTTTCTGAGCAGGGAAATGTTGCGGATCTACATGCCTTCCCCTAAAATCGATACGGCCTTGAACGGACAAGAAGCCATCAATTTCTTGAGTTCCAGGGCTGATCAGCCTGAAGAATTGCCGGATATTATTCTACTGGACATTAATATGCCTGTCATGGACGGCTGGGAGTTTCTGGCAGAGTTTGAGAAACTCAAAAGACCCGGATTTGAAAAGATCCATATCATTATGTTCACTTCCTCGGTATATTATGAGGATATCGACCGGGCCAGAACCTATAGCATCGTAAAAGACATTTTCTCGAAACCTCTGGATGAAGGCAAGATCAAAGCAATTATTGCCTGTTGTGAATGA
- the cmk gene encoding (d)CMP kinase, giving the protein MRKIIITLDGYSSCGKSTLARQLARELNYVFIDSGAMYRAITLYFLRAHIDCADTEKVIKALSEIALSFEYNPVTGQSDMYLNDENVESLIREMVVSEHVSEVAALKEVREFGVTQQQLMGKKKGIVMDGRDIGTTVFPDAELKIFVTADPAVRVERRFKELFEKNPSITIEEVKRNLEMRDYMDSNREFSPLRQAPDAVILDNSNLTREEQLQVALAWAKERINA; this is encoded by the coding sequence ATGAGGAAAATCATCATAACATTAGACGGGTATTCATCTTGTGGCAAGAGTACACTGGCCAGACAATTGGCAAGGGAGCTGAATTATGTATTTATAGATAGTGGTGCGATGTATCGTGCGATAACCCTCTATTTCCTCAGAGCGCATATTGATTGTGCAGATACCGAAAAAGTGATCAAAGCACTTTCAGAAATAGCGCTATCCTTTGAATACAATCCTGTAACAGGTCAGAGTGATATGTACCTGAATGATGAGAATGTGGAGTCTCTGATCCGTGAAATGGTCGTAAGTGAACATGTTAGTGAAGTCGCTGCTTTAAAAGAAGTGCGAGAGTTTGGTGTTACACAACAGCAACTAATGGGAAAGAAAAAGGGTATTGTAATGGACGGCAGAGATATTGGTACTACCGTTTTTCCGGATGCGGAACTTAAAATATTCGTTACTGCCGACCCTGCTGTGAGAGTCGAGAGAAGGTTTAAGGAGCTTTTTGAAAAAAATCCATCCATTACCATCGAAGAAGTAAAGCGTAATCTGGAAATGAGGGATTACATGGATAGCAACCGTGAGTTTAGTCCACTCAGACAGGCCCCCGATGCTGTAATTCTGGATAATAGTAATCTGACAAGGGAAGAACAATTGCAAGTAGCATTGGCCTGGGCAAAAGAAAGGATCAATGCTTAA
- a CDS encoding GMP synthase: MWSEKKQIRIAVLDLYEGQANQGMRCIKEIVHAWASDKGFELVYQEFDVRQNLSVPDTSFDIYISSGGPGSPLETEGSAWESAYFGWLSNVEGFNKTASEADKKNVFFICHSFQLVCRHYGIGNVCKRRSTAFGVFPVHMLDPGTTEPVFDGLRDPFYCVDSRDYQVIEPDISKLTAMGASILAIEKNRPHVPYERAVMAIRFNDHFIGTQFHPEADAVGMHMYLMREDKKKTVIDNHGEAKWQSMVEQLQDPEKILFTYHTILPNFLNLSVQESILSQQG, translated from the coding sequence ATGTGGTCTGAAAAAAAACAAATAAGAATAGCGGTACTGGATCTGTATGAAGGCCAGGCCAATCAGGGTATGCGTTGTATCAAAGAAATTGTACATGCCTGGGCTTCAGATAAAGGATTTGAACTTGTCTATCAAGAATTCGATGTCAGACAAAATCTCTCCGTACCCGATACCTCATTCGATATTTATATTTCGAGTGGTGGTCCCGGTTCTCCATTGGAAACAGAAGGCTCTGCATGGGAATCAGCTTATTTCGGTTGGCTGAGTAATGTAGAAGGCTTTAATAAAACGGCTTCGGAAGCTGATAAGAAAAACGTATTCTTTATCTGTCATAGTTTTCAATTGGTATGCAGACATTATGGAATAGGGAATGTTTGTAAAAGAAGATCTACTGCATTCGGTGTATTTCCTGTACACATGCTAGACCCAGGCACAACAGAGCCCGTATTCGATGGATTGAGAGATCCATTTTACTGTGTAGACAGCAGAGATTACCAGGTGATAGAGCCGGATATCAGCAAGCTTACTGCAATGGGAGCCTCCATATTGGCGATCGAAAAGAACAGACCCCATGTACCTTATGAACGTGCTGTGATGGCCATCCGATTCAATGACCATTTTATTGGTACACAGTTTCATCCTGAAGCAGATGCAGTGGGTATGCACATGTATTTAATGCGTGAGGATAAAAAGAAAACTGTTATCGATAACCATGGTGAAGCCAAATGGCAAAGTATGGTTGAACAACTACAAGACCCGGAAAAAATACTTTTTACCTATCATACCATTCTTCCCAACTTTCTGAATTTGTCTGTTCAGGAATCAATCTTATCACAACAAGGTTAA
- a CDS encoding DMT family transporter, translated as MVHGLWTMVFLTTRVNNQIQKINTLGFLITISGAIFFSTKAIFVKLAFQDTRVDAVTLLCLRMFFSLPFYIGAAWIVHRKEGIVKLTRKQWIWVLTMGILGYYLSSLFDFIGLQYVSAGLERLILFLYPTFAVLINTFYFKTRLSRIQLLALVLTYIGIGTAYWGEIRLAQYGPQFFFGSFMIFLCAVTYSLYLVGTGRLVNAVGATRYTAYAMLAATLGIFIHFIVVTPISSIEMTSSLAGYGIALAIVATVLPSFMMSVGMKKIGSNNVAIITSIGPVSTILQAHFFLGENIIPEQIIGTALVIIGVILIGWQSKIATEPS; from the coding sequence ATGGTCCATGGACTATGGACCATGGTCTTCTTAACTACGCGAGTGAATAATCAAATTCAAAAAATAAACACCCTCGGTTTCCTCATCACCATTAGTGGTGCTATCTTCTTTTCAACCAAGGCCATTTTTGTGAAGCTGGCTTTTCAGGATACAAGAGTAGATGCCGTGACACTATTGTGTTTACGGATGTTTTTTTCTCTTCCTTTTTATATTGGCGCAGCCTGGATTGTTCATCGAAAAGAAGGCATTGTAAAACTTACCAGAAAACAATGGATATGGGTACTAACCATGGGAATATTGGGTTACTACCTAAGCAGTCTATTTGATTTCATAGGGCTGCAATATGTATCCGCTGGATTGGAACGATTGATCCTTTTTCTATATCCCACATTTGCTGTCTTGATCAATACTTTTTATTTCAAAACAAGATTAAGTCGTATACAATTATTGGCATTGGTATTGACTTATATCGGTATTGGAACTGCGTATTGGGGCGAGATCAGATTGGCACAGTATGGCCCTCAGTTTTTCTTCGGATCATTCATGATCTTTTTATGCGCAGTTACATACTCATTGTATCTCGTGGGTACAGGCAGACTTGTAAACGCTGTTGGTGCCACCAGATATACTGCATATGCCATGCTCGCCGCTACACTTGGCATTTTCATCCATTTTATAGTTGTAACCCCTATCAGCAGTATTGAAATGACTTCTTCATTAGCTGGATATGGAATTGCACTAGCGATTGTTGCTACTGTTTTACCATCATTCATGATGAGTGTCGGGATGAAAAAAATTGGTAGTAATAATGTAGCCATAATAACAAGTATCGGCCCCGTGTCTACGATCCTCCAGGCTCACTTTTTCCTGGGCGAAAACATCATACCGGAACAAATAATAGGAACTGCTCTTGTCATTATTGGAGTGATATTGATCGGATGGCAATCAAAAATTGCTACAGAACCTAGCTGA
- a CDS encoding response regulator transcription factor codes for MRILIADDHSLIREGLRKILMEAMPLAEVQDVADSADLFKKAISEKWDIIISDISMPGYSGIEILKQIKEHAPNTPVLMLSMHTPEQYAVRAIKAGASGYLTKESAPYELVKAVQQIISGRKYITSEVAEVLAGSLEQKDQRAPHEQLSDREFEVFKMIVMGKSISEIGEILSLNVNTISTYRARIMDKMKLHNNAELVKYAIQNNIV; via the coding sequence ATGAGAATTTTGATTGCAGATGATCATAGTTTAATCAGAGAAGGTTTGCGAAAGATACTGATGGAAGCCATGCCTTTAGCTGAAGTGCAAGATGTTGCTGATTCTGCTGATCTTTTTAAAAAAGCAATTAGTGAGAAATGGGATATTATCATTTCTGATATCAGCATGCCGGGATATTCCGGTATTGAAATTCTCAAGCAGATCAAAGAGCATGCTCCTAATACACCCGTGCTGATGTTAAGCATGCATACTCCGGAACAATATGCAGTAAGGGCTATTAAAGCCGGTGCATCCGGATATCTTACAAAAGAAAGTGCTCCTTACGAGTTGGTTAAAGCTGTTCAGCAAATTATCAGTGGTCGTAAATACATTACTAGTGAAGTTGCAGAAGTACTGGCAGGATCTCTGGAACAAAAAGACCAGCGTGCTCCACATGAGCAGCTATCTGACCGCGAATTTGAAGTGTTTAAAATGATCGTAATGGGAAAGAGTATTTCCGAGATAGGTGAAATACTGTCTCTGAATGTAAATACAATTAGTACTTATCGGGCCAGGATCATGGACAAAATGAAATTGCATAACAATGCAGAACTGGTTAAATATGCGATCCAAAACAATATTGTCTAA
- a CDS encoding response regulator, whose amino-acid sequence MKVIIIDDEPLARGIVKEYLQTYPDLEVVQECGDGFEGVKAIQQHQPDLVILDIQMPKINGFEMLELIENPPAIIFATAFEEFAIKAFETHAVDYLLKPFSKERFQKAIEKWKQAENGHQQSQTNELIDAAAISPQQQNRIVLKDNGKIKIIPTQQVQYFEAADDYVKIHTAEGIFLKNKTMQFFEQKMDAGNFVRIHRSYLVNIHLISRIEPYEKDGHLAILSIGIRLPVSKSGYSKLKTVLGI is encoded by the coding sequence ATGAAAGTAATCATCATTGACGACGAGCCACTCGCAAGAGGCATTGTTAAAGAATACTTACAAACATATCCTGACCTAGAGGTGGTGCAGGAATGTGGTGATGGTTTTGAAGGTGTAAAAGCCATTCAGCAACATCAACCTGACCTTGTGATATTGGATATTCAGATGCCAAAGATCAATGGCTTTGAGATGTTGGAATTAATTGAAAATCCACCTGCTATTATTTTTGCTACAGCCTTTGAAGAGTTTGCCATCAAAGCATTTGAAACACATGCTGTGGATTATCTGTTAAAGCCATTTAGCAAGGAAAGATTTCAGAAAGCAATTGAAAAATGGAAACAGGCTGAAAATGGACATCAGCAAAGTCAAACCAATGAATTGATCGATGCTGCCGCTATATCACCTCAACAACAAAATCGTATTGTCTTGAAGGATAATGGTAAGATTAAAATTATTCCAACCCAACAAGTACAATATTTTGAAGCAGCAGATGACTATGTAAAGATTCATACTGCAGAAGGCATATTTCTGAAAAATAAAACGATGCAATTTTTCGAGCAAAAAATGGATGCTGGCAATTTTGTGAGGATTCATCGTTCTTATCTGGTCAACATCCACCTGATAAGCAGAATAGAGCCTTATGAAAAAGATGGCCATCTGGCTATTCTTAGCATCGGTATTCGATTACCGGTAAGCAAAAGTGGTTATAGCAAACTAAAAACGGTACTAGGTATCTAA
- a CDS encoding M42 family metallopeptidase, producing MAKVKTVAKTKPKSILTDKSLDFLKKYINTPSPVGFESSGQRVWLDYVKPYTDSFFTDPYGTAVGVINPTAPFKVVIEAHADEISWFVNYINDQGLIYLKRNGGVDHQIAPAMRVFIHGKKGPVKAVFGWPAIHTRLSNPDAKEPQPKVDNLCLDCGARSKKEVEELGIHIGAVVTYQEGFDELANDFFIGRAFDNRIGGFMIAEVARLLHENKKKLPFGLYVVNAVQEEIGLRGAEMIARRIKPDIAIVTDVTHDTSTPMISKIIEGDIQCGKGPSLAYAPAIHNKLLKIVEDVAEKNKIPVQLRTLSRSTGTDTDSFAYANDGCPSVLISIPLRYMHTTVEMLHKNDIEETIKLMYHTLLTLTPKTNLSYL from the coding sequence ATGGCAAAAGTAAAAACAGTCGCTAAGACAAAGCCCAAATCTATCTTAACAGATAAATCCCTTGATTTTCTGAAAAAATATATCAATACGCCCTCCCCTGTTGGCTTTGAAAGCAGCGGGCAACGCGTTTGGCTCGATTATGTAAAACCTTATACAGACAGTTTCTTTACGGACCCATACGGAACAGCAGTGGGTGTTATCAATCCGACAGCTCCATTCAAAGTTGTGATCGAAGCTCATGCCGATGAGATCAGTTGGTTTGTAAATTATATCAATGACCAGGGTTTGATCTATTTGAAAAGAAATGGTGGCGTAGACCATCAGATCGCACCTGCGATGCGTGTATTCATTCACGGTAAAAAAGGACCGGTAAAAGCCGTTTTCGGATGGCCTGCTATTCACACTCGTTTAAGTAACCCAGATGCCAAAGAACCTCAACCTAAAGTAGATAATCTTTGTCTCGATTGTGGTGCACGCAGTAAAAAAGAAGTAGAAGAACTCGGCATCCATATTGGCGCAGTTGTTACCTATCAGGAAGGATTTGATGAACTCGCGAATGATTTCTTTATCGGACGCGCATTTGATAATCGTATCGGTGGATTTATGATCGCAGAAGTTGCTCGCTTATTACATGAAAACAAAAAGAAACTACCTTTTGGTTTGTATGTAGTGAATGCGGTTCAGGAAGAGATCGGGCTAAGAGGCGCTGAGATGATCGCCAGAAGAATCAAACCGGATATTGCTATTGTAACAGATGTTACACATGATACCAGTACACCTATGATCAGTAAGATCATTGAAGGAGATATTCAATGTGGTAAAGGACCATCATTGGCCTATGCACCTGCGATCCATAACAAACTATTGAAAATCGTGGAGGATGTTGCAGAAAAAAACAAGATACCTGTTCAACTTAGAACACTGAGCAGAAGTACCGGAACAGATACCGATAGCTTTGCCTATGCAAATGATGGCTGTCCATCAGTATTGATCTCAATTCCGTTAAGGTATATGCATACAACAGTTGAGATGTTGCATAAAAATGATATTGAAGAAACGATCAAACTGATGTATCATACCCTTTTAACATTGACACCGAAAACAAACCTGAGTTATCTTTGA